The sequence CGGGGCGAACAGCCGGACTACGCGCTGAGCCGCATCGTCGGCGGCGAGTTCGACTCCTACATCAAGCAGTGGGCGGAGGGCGTCAAGAGCCTCGGCTACCCGATCGCCCTGCGCTTCGCCCACGAGATGAACGGCTACTGGTACCCGTGGGCCGAGCAGGCCAACGGCAACCGCCGGGGCCAGTACGTGCAGGCCTGGAAGCACGTCCACGACCTCTTCCGGCAGGCCGGCGCGGACAAGGTGGTCTGGGTGTGGAGCCCGAACATCGACTACGAGAACGCCACCCCGCTGGACTCGCTCTACCCCGGTGACGACTACGTCGACTGGATCGGGCTGTCCGGCTACTACGGCACCGTCGGCCTGGAGAAGTACGCCTCCTTCGAGCAGATCTTCGAGCCGACGCTGAAGAAGCTGCGGACCTTCAGCCAGAAGCCCGTGGTGATCACCGAGACCGCCGCCACCGACAGCTCCGGCCAGAAGGCCCGCTGGATCACCGAGATGTTCGAGCAGCTCCCCCGGCACCCGGACATCATCGGCCTGATCTGGTACGAGGCGGTCAAGGAGGTCGACTGGCGGGTCACCGCGTCCGGCGCGGCCAGTGCTGCGTACGCGGCCGGCGTCGCCGCACCCCGGTACGCCGGGCAGTGGAGCGTCCGCTCGCAGCCGCTGCTCACCGTGCCGCCGCCCCCGCCGCCCGCCGCTCCGCCCGCCGTCACCCCCTCGCCGTCGGCCCCGGCGGCGCCCTCGCCGAGCGCCAAGCCGACCGGCGGTACCGGCACCAAGCCCTCCGGGGCGCCCGTCCCGACCCGGAAGCCGACCGCCACCAAGCCCCGGAGCTCCCCGGCGGCCGACGCCGGATAGCCCCGGCCGACCGCGGGCCCGACCCACCGCGGGCCCGGCCGACCGCAGGAGGCCGCCGGGCACCGGCCGGCCCGTACACCGAACACCAGTACCTGGAACACCGGTACCGGAACACCAGTCCCCGTTGGGAGGCGAAGAGCATGCTCCGCCCGTTCCTGCCCGGCCCCGGGCGTCCCCGGCCGCGCGCCTGGTGGTGGCTCGCGCCCACCGCCCTCCTGGTGCTCTGCCTGTGCGCCGTGCTGATCCCGCGCGAGAGCGCCCCCTCGACCGCCGCCGTCGCCCCGCCGCCGCCCCCGCTGAGCTCGGCCGAGCCGGGCGAGCTGTGCTCCACCGCGCAGAACCGCTACCCCTCGCAGCCGGTCGACTCTGGGCGCTACGTCATCAACCCCAACGAGTGGAACGCCACCGGCGGCCTGTGCGTGCACGGCGGCAGCGACAGCGCCGCCTTCACGGTCACCCGCAGCGCCGTAGCCCGCGGCAACCTCACCGACCCGGCCCGCGGCCCCGGCGCCTACCCCCACATCAGCACCCCGCTCGGCGGCGACGGCGTCAGCCCGCTGCCCATCGCCGTCGACGACCTGCGGTACGCCACCAGCACCTGGCGCACCACCCAGGTGGACGGCGGCGTCTGGAACGCCTCCTACGACCTCTGGTACAGCACCACCCGGGGCAGCTGCTCGTTCACCGAGAGCGCCGAGGTGATGATCTGGCTGCGCGGCAACGGCACCTCGCCGTTCGGCAAGCAGTCCGGCGAGCTGCGCAGCGGCGGCCAGGCCTACCGGGTGTACGAGGCGCCGAAGAAGAGCAGCCACACCCTGATCACCTACGAGGCGGCCTCCGCCACCAACGTCGTCACCGACCTCGACCTGCGTGCCTTCACCCGCGACGCGGTCCAGCGCGGCTACGTCCCGGCCGGCTCGTACCTGTGCGCCGTCCAGGCCGGCTTCGAGATCTGGGAGGGCGGCGCGGGCCTCGGCACCGACACGTTCTCGTTCGAGGTCGCCGCGGGCCGTCCCAGCGGCGCGATCACCTCCGCGGTGCCCGGCTACTGCCTGGACAGCCGGGTGGCGGGCGATCCGGCCGCGGTCGGCGCCGCCACCTGCGACGGCTCCCCGGCGCAGAGCTGGACCATGGGCGAGGACGGCTCGGTGAGCCAGGCCGGACGCTGTCTGGAGGACCCCGACATCGGGTTCCCGGTCCTCACCGGCTGCACCCGCAGACCCGACCAGCGGTGGCGGGCCAACGACGCCGGGCAGCTGCTCAACGAGGACTCCGGGAAGTGCCTGGAGAACCCCGCGACGGGCCCCACGGGCACCGGGAACGGCCCCCAGGTGCGGATGAGGCTGTGCGCCGCCAAGCCCGCCCAGGAGTGGCACAGGCCGCTCTGAGGGGCGCCGAAAGCCCCCGCAGCCTATCGCACCCGACCCGCGACACGCAGCGCCGCGACACTACATGTGGTGCTTCGTCGGACGAGCGCCACTAGATGTATGCTCACTCCTGCTGTCGAAGCAGGGGAACCCGGTGTGAATCCGGGACTGCCCCGCAGCGGTGTGCGGCCGCCTCCCCCGGGAGCCCGCGAGTCCGAGTACCTGCCGACAGCGTGCCGGCGCCTCCCCGCAGAGGCCATGCGCACCAGCACCAATTTCCGGGCCTCGCGGGCGGGCCGGGGACGAATCGCGCGCGGCGCCCACGGGCTCGCGCGGCGTACTCCCCTGCCCCGAACGGTCCGGTCCCCGATCCACCTCCGTCGACCGCCGCCAGGAGAGAAGCGCCTTGACCACCGCTGCCTCAGTCGTCCTGCCCGCCCAGGGTTCCAGCTCCGTCCCCGCCGACCCGACGGTCGCCGACCCCGGCGGTTCGCTCCTGCGGCTTCTCACCGACCGCAGCGCCGACCTCCCCCAGGTGGACCCCGGTCACGTCGCCGCCGCCGCGCTCCGCGGCCGCCACGCCGGCTCCGACTTCGCCGAGCTGCGCGGCCTCGCCGTCGACGCCGCCGCGTCGATGATCGCCGAGGACCCGCAGTACTCGAAGCTCGCGGCCCGGCTGCTCGCGCTGGAGATCGTCGACGAGGCGGCGACCCAGGGCGTGGTCTCCTTCTCCACCTCGATCGCCGTCGGCCACGCCGAGGGCCTGATCGGTGACACCACCGCCGCCTTCGTCGCCAAGCACACCGCCACCCTGGACGCGCTGGTCGACACCAAGGGCGACGACCGGTTCGAGTACTTCGGCCTGCGCACCGTCCAGAGCCGCTACCTGCTGCGCCACCCGATCACCCGCAAGGTCGTCGAGACCCCCCAGTACTTCCTGCTCCGTGTCGCCTGTGGCCTGGCGGTCGGCGACACCGAGCAGTCCGTGCGCGAGGTCGCCGA comes from Streptomyces sp. TLI_053 and encodes:
- a CDS encoding glycosyl hydrolase translates to MLRITVPRIVGLLALTLLVSYAFVLAPKYNARHAPEPYAFSGKAPTAMPDWLVAALAEPAPTATTGAAAPTGSPVATPAPTPAPTGGETAGSPAPAPAEPSPAAPAPAPFPAPGGAFMGLMTKAGPYDLAPVEEFATAVKHQPNVLEFSVGWWDKRFDRRVFDTVAERGIMPMVAWEPWDFHKESKVDKLRGEQPDYALSRIVGGEFDSYIKQWAEGVKSLGYPIALRFAHEMNGYWYPWAEQANGNRRGQYVQAWKHVHDLFRQAGADKVVWVWSPNIDYENATPLDSLYPGDDYVDWIGLSGYYGTVGLEKYASFEQIFEPTLKKLRTFSQKPVVITETAATDSSGQKARWITEMFEQLPRHPDIIGLIWYEAVKEVDWRVTASGAASAAYAAGVAAPRYAGQWSVRSQPLLTVPPPPPPAAPPAVTPSPSAPAAPSPSAKPTGGTGTKPSGAPVPTRKPTATKPRSSPAADAG
- a CDS encoding ricin-type beta-trefoil lectin domain protein; amino-acid sequence: MLRPFLPGPGRPRPRAWWWLAPTALLVLCLCAVLIPRESAPSTAAVAPPPPPLSSAEPGELCSTAQNRYPSQPVDSGRYVINPNEWNATGGLCVHGGSDSAAFTVTRSAVARGNLTDPARGPGAYPHISTPLGGDGVSPLPIAVDDLRYATSTWRTTQVDGGVWNASYDLWYSTTRGSCSFTESAEVMIWLRGNGTSPFGKQSGELRSGGQAYRVYEAPKKSSHTLITYEAASATNVVTDLDLRAFTRDAVQRGYVPAGSYLCAVQAGFEIWEGGAGLGTDTFSFEVAAGRPSGAITSAVPGYCLDSRVAGDPAAVGAATCDGSPAQSWTMGEDGSVSQAGRCLEDPDIGFPVLTGCTRRPDQRWRANDAGQLLNEDSGKCLENPATGPTGTGNGPQVRMRLCAAKPAQEWHRPL